The Candidatus Methylomirabilota bacterium genome contains the following window.
AGACCGGCCCGTCGGCGTAGAGCCCGGCGAGCAGGATCGCCGACTTCACCTGCGCCGACGCCACCGGCGAGACGTAGGCGAGCGCCCGGAGCCGCCGCAGCCCCTTGATCGCCAGCGGCAGGCGCGTCGCGTCCTTGCGCCCGACGAGCGTCGCGCCCATCCGCGCGAGCGGTTCGGCGACGCGACCCATCGGCCGGCGCCTGAGCGACTCGTCGCCCGTCAGCATCGTCCAGAACGGCTGACCCGCGAGCACGCCGAGCAGGAGCCGCGCGCTCGTGCCGGAGTTGCCGCAGTCCACGACGTCGCCGGGCTCCTGGAGGCCATGGAGCCCCGCACCGACGATCCGGTAGTGCCCGGGCCCCTTCCGGGTGACGTCGGCGCCGAGCGCCTGGACGGCGGCGATCGTCCGGAGGCAGTCCTCCGCCTCGAGGTAGCCGTGCACCTCCGTCGCCCCGTCGGCGAGCGCCCCGAGGAGCGCCGCCCGGTGGGAGATCGACTTGTCGCCCGGCACCTGCGCCGTGCCCTCGAGGCGCGTCACCGGGCGCACGCGGAACCTCACCGGAGCGCCTCCCGCGCGGCCTTGACGCGCGCGAGCCGCGCGCGGAGCTCGTCGCGGGAGCCCCCCGCGATCGCGCGCGCGAGCTCGTCGAGCGCCCGGCGGAAGGCGTCGAGGCTCCGCCCGACCGCCTCGCGGTTCGCGACGAAGATGTCGGCCCACATGTCCGGATCGGACGCCGCGATCCGCGTCATGTCCTTGAAGCCCCGCGCGGCGAACCCGAGCGCCTCCGGCGCCGAGCGCGCGACCGCATCCATCAGCGCGTCGGCGACCGCGTGCGGCAGGTGGCTGATCGCGGCGACCGCGGCGTCGTGCGCCTCCGGCTCGAGCGCGTCGACGCGGGCGCCCAGCGCCTCCCAGAACCCCGTCACGGCCTTGAGCGCCCGCGGCTCGGTCCGATCGGTGGGCGTCACGAGCACGAGCGCGCCCTGGAAGAGGTCGGGGCGCGCCACGCCGTAGCCGCTCTTCTCCGAGCCGGCCATGGGGTGGCTGCCCACGAACGCGAGCGGTCGCCCCGCGGCGAGCCCCTCGGCGCGGCGGACGATGGCCGCCTTCGTGGAGCCCACGTCGGTCAGCGTCGCGCCGTCGGCCGCCGCGCGCCAGACGCGCTCGAGCAGGGCCTCGATCGCCAGCACCGGCGCGGCGAGCAGGACGAAGTCGGCGCCGCCCACCCCCGCCTCGAGGTCGGTGGTGACGCGGTCGATCGCCCCGTCGCGCAGCGCCGCCTCGAGGCGCGCGCGGTCGCGGCCCACGCCCACGATCGAGCGCGCGAGCGCGCCGGCCCGGGCCGCCTTGGCGACCGAGCCTCCGAGCAGGCCCACGCCGACGATCGCGAGCGTCCGGATCACGCGGGTCGCTTCCCCAGCACGGCCTGGAGCGCCTTCACGAGCTTGCGGTTCTCCTCCGGGGTCCC
Protein-coding sequences here:
- a CDS encoding prephenate dehydrogenase/arogenate dehydrogenase family protein — encoded protein: MIRTLAIVGVGLLGGSVAKAARAGALARSIVGVGRDRARLEAALRDGAIDRVTTDLEAGVGGADFVLLAAPVLAIEALLERVWRAAADGATLTDVGSTKAAIVRRAEGLAAGRPLAFVGSHPMAGSEKSGYGVARPDLFQGALVLVTPTDRTEPRALKAVTGFWEALGARVDALEPEAHDAAVAAISHLPHAVADALMDAVARSAPEALGFAARGFKDMTRIAASDPDMWADIFVANREAVGRSLDAFRRALDELARAIAGGSRDELRARLARVKAAREALR